From a region of the Triticum aestivum cultivar Chinese Spring chromosome 7D, IWGSC CS RefSeq v2.1, whole genome shotgun sequence genome:
- the LOC123169290 gene encoding pentatricopeptide repeat-containing protein At3g61520, mitochondrial gives MCAARRLAAALPRLRAQHRASSSAASPPAPTPSAASVLDDLLSAPTPSASALSLLRDTPSLSAELYSTLAAPSHALTPASLALLLSLPSCHRLPPPSAPILSALLSKILARRPSSPVQAAGFLCASLAAGAPPPETSVFNKLLAPLARAGDLPRMTQLFSSMRAATVRPDAVTYGILVNGLCKSGRVGDALRMLDGMSGSDSDVRPDVVTVNTVVNGLCKSGRVQEAVTFVEERMRSVHGHAPDTFSYNCLADAFCRVGNVAMACEVIGRMEREGLSPDVFTLNMIVVALCRVGRVWAALEFFREKRTIWPEARGNAVTYSTLVQALLSTKNVDVAMELFHEMKEVWQPPKKTMYFIMTLGLAQAGRLQDACSMASSMKKAGFQLDAKAYNILIGGFCRENRLCEAHEWLGKMKEAGLRPDVYTYTTLLSGSCKAGDFLAVDELMGKMIDDGCRPSVVTFGTLIHGYCKAGKIDEALHIFRSMDESGVQPNTVIYNILIDFLCKSRNVSLAIKLFDWMSEKHVPADVTTFNALLKGLRDKNMPEKAFELMDRMREERCTPDSLTIEVLLEWLPGIGETNRLNNFMQQVGCTAPKRTTT, from the coding sequence atgtgcGCAGCCAGGCGTCTCGCAGCGGCGCTCCCTCGACTGCGAGCACAGCaccgcgcctcctcctccgccgcctccccacCCGCTCCCACCCCTTCCGCCGCCTCCGTCCTCGACGACCTCCTCTCCGCGCCCACCCCTTCCGCctccgccctctccctcctccgcgACACGCCCTCCCTCTCCGCCGAGCTCTACTCCACCCTCGCCGCGCCCTCCCACGCCCTCACCCCCGCCTCCCTCGCGCTCCTCCTCTCCCTTCCCTCATGCCACCGCCTCCCGCCCCCCTCCGCGCCCATCCTCTCCGCCCTCTTATCCAAGATCCTCGCGCGTCGTCCCTCCTCTCCCGTCCAAGCCGCCGGCTTCCTCTGTGCCTCCCTCGCCGCTGGCGCCCCGCCGCCAGAGACTTCTGTTTTCAACAAGCTCCTAGCCCCGCTCGCTCGCGCCGGAGACCTCCCGAGAATGACCCAGCTCTTCTCCTCCATGCGGGCCGCCACTGTCAGGCCTGACGCCGTCACCTACGGCATACTCGTCAATGGCCTCTGCAAATCTGGCCGCGTGGGGGACGCCCTCAGGATGCTCGATGGAATGTCTGGTTCAGACTCGGACGTTCGCCCGGATGTTGTCACGGTGAACACAGTCGTGAACGGTTTGTGCAAGAGTGGGAGGGTCCAAGAGGCTGTGACATTTGTGGAGGAGCGGATGAGGAGTGTGCATGGACATGCACCCGACACATTTTCTTACAACTGCTTGGCCGATGCATTTTGCCGTGTGGGGAATGTTGCCATGGCGTGTGAGGTGATTGGGAGGATGGAGAGGGAGGGCCTGTCACCGGATGTCTtcactctgaacatgattgtggtCGCCTTGTGCCGGGTAGGGAGGGTTTGGGCTGCGCTGGAGTTCTTCAGGGAGAAAAGAACAATTTGGCCTGAAGCCAGGGGCAACGCTGTGACCTACAGCACTCTGGTTCAGGCTTTGCTCAGCACTAAAAATGTGGATGTGGCCATGGAGTTGTTCCATGAGATGAAAGAAGTATGGCAACCACCAAAGAAAACCATGTATTTCATCATGACGTTGGGATTGGCACAAGCAGGGCGGTTGCAGGATGCTTGCTCCATGGCGTCATCGATGAAGAAGGCAGGCTTTCAGCTGGATGCAAAAGCATACAATATTTTGATTGGTGGGTTTTGTAGGGAGAACAGACTGTGTGAGGCTCATGAGTGGCTTGGGAAGATGAAGGAAGCTGGTCTCCGGCCAGATGTGTACACCTACACTACCTTGTTGTCTGGTTCGTGCAAAGCAGGAGATTTCTTGGCTGTGGATGAATTGATGGGGAAAATGATCGATGATGGTTGCCGGCCTTCTGTGGTCACCTTTGGTACACTTATACATGGATATTGCAAAGCTGGTAAAATAGATGAGGCGTTGCACATTTTCCGGTCTATGGATGAATCTGGTGTTCAGCCCAACACTGTGATATACAATATTCTGATCGACTTTCTCTGCAAGAGCAGAAATGTTAGTTTAGCAATTAAACTGTTTGATTGGATGAGCGAGAAGCATGTGCCCGCAGACGTAACAACCTTCAATGCATTGCTGAAGGGACTTCGCGATAAGAATATGCCGGAGAAGGCCTTTGAACTGATGGACAGGATGAGGGAAGAGAGGTGCACCCCTGATTCCTTGACCATTGAAGTTCTCCTTGAATGGCTGCCTGGCATTGGTGAAACAAATAGATTAAATAATTTTATGCAGCAAGTGGGGTGTACGGCACCGAAAAGGACAACTACATAA
- the LOC123167084 gene encoding potassium channel KOR1: protein MFTETGQPAPRGLDRSSSSVNGIRRCVHAVQMGRWLRPNRRVGEEEEEAEEEYQVDVLPDRLKSSRSSRAPSLRSLSRLADDEEGGFLRGHIVHPDNEWYRIWTRFIVFWAAFSSFLTPLEFGFFRGLPWNLFLLDMVGQIAFLIDIVLRFLVAYRDPVTLCIVYNPTSIAVRYCKSSFIFDLLGCFPWDVIYKACGRKEEVRYLLWIRMTRTQKVTQFFRDLEKDIRVNYLFTRIVKLIVVELYFTHTAACIFYYLATTLPESMEGYTWIGSLQLGDYSYSHFRDIDLTTRYITSMYFAIVTMTTVGYGDIHAVNLREMIFVMIYVSFGMVLGAYLIGNMTAIIVKGSETERFRDKMKEAIIYMNRHKLGKDIREQIKGHLRLQYESNRTEAAVLWDIPVSIRAKISQTLYMPYIERTPLFKGCSAEFLQQIVARLQEEFYLPEEVVLEQGSVVDQLYFVCQGALKGVGIGKDGQEEASLMFEQGNSFGEIAILCNVPQPYNIRVCELCRLLRLDKESLTYILGIYFADERKLLSNLTESNEYGLRVKQIGPDIKFHIGKQEEELTLRVNTAAFHGELNQLTDLIRAGVDPKNTDYDGRSPLHLAASKGYEEVAQFLIHEGVDINCTDNFGNTPLLEAVKQGHDRVASLLFTKGAKLNLENAGIHLCMAVSKRETDFIRGALAYGADPNSKDYDHRHPLHIAAAEGLYIMAKLLVDAGASVLVTDRRGTTPLDEGRKSRSKPLIVLLEEAKTEELSKFPTRGEKVRDKIHQRLCSVFPCHPLNTDVKRKEGVMLWIPHTINELIRSAQEKLGLSGSRLRLLCEDGAAVQEVEMVSDGQKLYLVGDEDM from the exons ATGTTCACAGAAACTGGGCAGCCGGCGCCGCGGGGGCTCGATCGATCGAGCTCATCAGTCAATGGCATTCGGAGGTGTGTTCATGCCGTGCAAATGGGGAGGTGGCTGCGGCCCAATCGGAGggtgggggaggaggaagaggaggcggaggaggagtacCAGGTGGACGTGCTGCCCGACCGGCTGAAGTCGTCGCGGAGCAGCCGCGCTCCCTCGCTCCGCTCCCTCAGCCGCCTCGCCGACGACGAGGAGGGCGGGTTCCTCCGCGGCCACATCGTCCACCCCGACAACGA GTGGTATCGGATATGGACAAGGTTCATAGTGTTCTGGGCAGCATTTAGTTCATTCCTTACACCCTTGGAATTTGGGTTCTTCAGGGGGCTGCCTTGGAACCTCTTCCTCTTGGACATGGTTGGCCAGATTGCCTTCCTTATTGATATTGTTCTGAGGTTTCTTGTGGCCTACCGTGACCCGGTCACACTCTGCATCGTATACAATCCAACCTCTATTGCCGTCCG ATATTGCAAATCAAGCTTCATCTTCGATTTACTTGGTTGCTTCCCGTGGGATGTTATCTATAAG GCTTGTGGACGTAAAGAAGAAGTACGATACTTATTGTGGATTCGCATGACAAGAACTCAGAAAGTTACACAGTTTTTTAGGGATTTGGAAAAGGACATTCGTGTTAATTACCTGTTCACAAGAATAGTGAAACTCATAGTTGTGGAGCTCTATTTTACACACACGGCAGCTTGCATCTTCTATTACCTGGCAACAACACTTCCTGAATCAATGGAAGGATATACATGGATAGGGAGTTTGCAGTTAGGAGACTATAGCTATTCTCATTTCAGGGATATTGATCTAACCACACGTTATATTACATCAATGTACTTTGCCATCGTCACCATGACAACTGTTG GCTATGGTGACATCCATGCTGTAAATCTAAGGGAAATGATATTTGTCATGATATATGTTTCCTTTGGTATGGTTCTTGGAGCTTATCTCATCGGTAACATGACTGCAATTATTGTGAAAGGCTCGGAAACCGAGCGATTCAGGGATAAAATGAAAGAAGCTATCATTTATATGAACAGACATAAACTTGGAAAGGACATCAGAGAACAGATCAAGGGTCATTTGAGGTTGCAGTATGAAAGCAACCGCACTGAAGCCGCTGTTCTTTGGGATATCCCAGTTTCTATTCGTGCAAAG ATTTCACAAACACTGTACATGCCATATATTGAAAGGACACCATTGTTCAAAGGATGTTCAGCAGAATTCCTTCAACAGATT GTTGCCAGGCTGCAAGAAGAGTTCTACTTACCAGAAGAAGTTGTTTTGGAGCAAGGAAGTGTAGTTGATCAGTTATACTTTGTCTGTCAGGGTGCACTA AAAGGAGTTGGCATTGGCAAAGATGGTCAAGAAGAGGCCAGTTTAATGTTTGAGCAAGGGAACTCTTTTGGAGAAATTGCTATTCTTTGCAACGTTCCACAGCCCTACAATATTCGTGTTTGTGAACTTTGCAGGCTCTTACGGTTGGATAAAGAGTCATTGACATACATATTGGGGATTTATTTCGCTGATGAAAGAAAACTTTTGAGCAATCTTACCGAG AGCAATGAATACGGCCTACGAGTCAAACAAATAGGACCAGATATCAAATTCCATATAGGGAAACAAGAGGAAGAGCTGACCTTAAGAGTGAACACCGCCGCTTTCCACGGTGAGCTTAATCAGCTGACAGACTTAATCCGAGCTGGAGTCGATCCAAAGAACACTGATTATGATGGGCGGTCTCCTTTG CATCTTGCAGCTTCCAAAGGTTATGAAGAAGTTGCGCAGTTCCTTATCCATGAGGGCGTTGATATCAACTGTACCG ATAATTTTGGGAACACACCCTTACTAGAGGCAGTGAAGCAGGGGCATGATAGAGTGGCCTCATTGCTCTTTACCAAAGGAGCCAAGCTGAACCTCGAGAATGCCGGTATCCATCTCTGCATGGCTGTATCAAAGAGAGAGACTGATTTCATTCGGGGGGCTCTAGCTTACGGTGCCGACCCAAACTCGAAAGACTACGACCACCGGCATCCTCTCCACATAGCCGCTGCAGAGGGCTTGTATATAATGGCGAAGTTGTTGGTAGACGCTGGTGCAAGTGTGCTTGTAACAGACAG ACGCGGTACTACTCCGCTGGACGAAGGGCGCAAGTCCAGGAGTAAGCCTCTTATAGTGCTTCTGGAAGAGGCAAAAACCGAGGAGCTCTCCAAGTTCCCCACACGAGGCGAAAAAGTGAGAG ATAAAATACATCAACGACTGTGCTCCGTGTTCCCTTGCCATCCGTTGAATACTGATGTCAAGCGAAAAGAGGGGGTGATGCTGTGGATTCCTCACACTATCAATGAACTCATCAGGTCAGCCCAGGAGAAGCTGGGTTTATCCGGCTCACGCCTGCGCTTGCTCTGTGAGGATGGCGCAGCGGTTCAGGAAGTGGAGATGGTAAGTGATGGGCAGAAGCTCTATCTTGTTGGAGACGAGGACATGTGA